In Ochotona princeps isolate mOchPri1 chromosome 33, mOchPri1.hap1, whole genome shotgun sequence, one DNA window encodes the following:
- the LOC101526924 gene encoding serine protease 57: protein MGFLCHLLLAVLTLLVRAPGCWATWIIGGREVPPHSRPFMAAMSFEGRPHCGGFLLQPQWVVSAAHCVHGRDPHSGLVVLGAHRLQDPEPTQQTLGIAAAVLHPDYQPLNYLNDICLLQLNGSAVLGPAVGLLQLPPRGAKSPVAGTRCRVTGWGSVSSFDEPPSGLMEAEIRVLGLHACNHSWRGQLRPGVLCTRSGDRRRRRGICSGDSGGPLVCKGQAHGLASFSGLWCGDPKTPDVYTQLSAFVGWIQDVLRQGDPPPSSSPTTSGPQQAATSARQTRGLPRGAGLGPPLLCPTPTAKAKDRRHLWFSSGPSP, encoded by the exons ATGGGGTTcctgtgccacctgctgctggctgtgCTGACACTGCTTGTGCGAGCCCCTG GCTGCTGGGCAACCTGGATCATCGGGGGTCGCGAGGTGCCCCCACACTCCCGGCCCTTTATGGCTGCGATGAGCTTCGAGGGCCGGCCCCACTGTGGGGGGTTCCTGCTGCAACCCCAGTGGGTCGTCTCAGCTGCCCACTGCGTCCACGGCAG AGACCCCCATTCTGGTCTGGTGGTTCTGGGAGCCCACAGGCTGCAGGACCCAGAACCCACACAGCAAACGTTGGGCATCGCGGCTGCTGTCCTGCACCCAGACTATCAGCCCTTGAACTACCTCAATGACATCTGTCTGCTGCAG CTGAATGGTTCTGCCGTCCTGGGCCCCGCCGtggggctgctgcagctgccgcCTCGGGGCGCCAAGTCCCCAGTGGCTGGCACACGATGCAGGGTGACTGGCTGGGGCTCTGTGTCCAGCTTTGATGAGCCACCGTCTGGGCTGATGGAGGCTGAGATTCGAGTGCTGGGCCTGCATGCCTGCAATCACTCCTGGCGGGGCCAGCTGCGGCCAGGCGTGCTCTGCACTCGCAGTGGGGACCGCCGCCGGAGGCGTGGAATTTGCTCG GGGGACTCTGGGGGACCCCTGGTGTGCAAGGGCCAGGCCCACGGCCTGGCGTCCTTCTCAGGCTTGTGGTGTGGTGACCCAAAAACCCCGGACGTGTACACACAGCTGTCTGCCTTCGTGGGCTGGATCCAGGATGTGCTACGCCAGGGCGAtcccccacccagctcctcaCCTACGACCTCTGGGCCCCAACAG GCCGCCACCTCTGCACGCCAGACCAGGGGCCTGCCCAGGGGAGCTGGCCTGGGCCCACCCCTGCTGTGCCCCACACCTACTGCTAAGGCCAAGGATAGACGACATCTGTGGTTCAGCTCTGGACCCTCCCCCTGA